The Candidatus Woesearchaeota archaeon genomic interval CCAGTCGCCTTCTGTAAGCTGCATAGGCGTTACATGCTTCAGCATAGCAACCTTTTCAACTGACTTGATGAAAGTAAAAAGATAGACAACAATTATCATTACAAAGACAATCACAAGAATAAGCAGCTTCAATATCGGGTTAGGGGCAAAGAACACAGATACAAGCAGCACAAGCCCAATCACCAAAACAGCCCTTCTCCAAAGCATAAAGCTTTTTTCAAGCATAAATTCCTTGAACACTTTTACAAAGTTCTTCTTGTTCTTAAATGCAAGGATGCAGCTCCAAACAACGCCGTATAATGCGCCGATAAAAAGCATATTGACCAAAAAAGAGATCATAAATGTGTTCAGCTTGAAATCCAGGCCGATTAAAGCGCCTAAGCCAATAAGCATCTTGCTGTCCCCGCCGCCCCATTGGCCCGTATAAAACATCAGATACGCCAATGCGAGAAACACAAGAAATCCAAAAACGCCGTACAATAAAATCCAGATGTCCCATGCAGCTAATGCCCATATAAGCCTTATCCCGAGGCCTGCAGCAACAAGCGAGTAATTCAGCCAGTCAGGCACTTCCCTCGTCTTAATGTCAGTTATAGACCCTATTAAAAGCGCTGCAATGCAGACTGCAATTATCAAAAAATAAGCCATTTCTTGATTTTAAACAAAAATGTTTATAAATCTTTTCGTTTTTATGATGGGAATGTTTAATATCTTGGCAGGGATTAATAAAAACATTCCAAAACACATTGCAATAAGTATGGAAGATTCTGTAAAAGGCAAGACAATTGAAGAGCTTTATGGCTTAAAGCTAAAAAAAACAGAGGAGATAATAGCTCTTGCAGTAAAGCTGAATATTCCTGTAGCAACATTCTATCTGACGCCCCTGAGCATTGAGAAGCATGAGAGCTTTCCCTCAATAGTTGACGCGCTTGTTGATTTTTTTGGCTCTCTTTCAGAATATAAAGCCCTCTCCGAAAGCAAGATTAAGGTTTCTGTTATCGGAAAATGGTATGATCTCCCGGACAGGGCTGTTGAAAAAATCAAGAAGATAATGGACGATACCCGCGACTATGCTGATTTCTTTGTAAATTTCTGCGTGAATTACGACGGCCAGCAGGAGATTGTTGATGCTGCGAGGATAATAGGCAGGATGATAAAGGCAGGAAGGCTTGATCCAGATGTCATAACAAAGCCGCTGATAAAGGAAAACATCTACAATTCCTATTTTGTGCCTCCTGAGCTGATCATCAAAAACGGAAGAAAAGAGCTTAACAGCTTCCTCCTGTGGGATTCCGCGCATTCCCTGGTTTATTTCACAGGAAAGTTTTTTCTCGGGCTGAGCAAGAATGACTTAATGGCTGCGATAAAATTTTATAAGGAAAACTAGACAATTCCGCAAATTTTTGATGAACTGTTCTTGACAGAAAGCTTTTTAAATAAGCTTCTTTTCCTTGGCATTATGACCAAAAGAATCGGCTCGTCAAGAAGAAAAACAAGGAATGAGTTCAAAAAAGGCTTTAGAGAGCAGGGAAAGATAAGCCTGACCAGATTTTTTGCTGATTTAAAGAATGGGGAGAAAGTTGTGCTTTTGCCTGAACCGGGTTACCAAAAAGGCCTTTTTTTCCCAAGGTTCATAGGGAAAGTAGGCACAATAACCGAGAAGATCAAGAACTGCTACAATGTGCTGATAAAAGACAGGGGAAAGAAAAAAGTTTTATTAGTGCATGCGATTCATCTTAAAAAGGTGGAATAATGAAGCCAGTAATAATAAGCGAAACTCCAATGAGAATATCTGAGGTAAAGGAAGAGCTGAAGAGAATAAAGAAAAGGGACAGCGAGTTGAACTTCAGGGCGGCAAAAACCGAGGAATATTTGGAGCATTATGCCGGATTGGGCGAAGAAAAAAGCAGGGAATTGTTTGACAAAATCAGCAAGCTTAACATACCCAGGATGAAGGACGCCCATATCTGCAAGATAATTGACCTGATGCCTAAAAATGCTGAAGACCTGAAAACAGTTCTGCAGGGGTATACAATCACTGTAAAGGCCGAAAACATAAAAAAGATTTCAGACATTATCAAAGAATTTTCCTGATTTCTAAGTAAAGTTTATATATAAGGATAATCAAGATAAAAATAAGAGGGTGGAATGGACCAGCAAAAAACAAAGGAAGAATGGGTAGTGGTGCTTGATTTCTTGCCGAATGGCTATCCTTTTGACACAAGGCCGAGCCATTTAAAGACTCCGATAGTTCAGGCAATAGGCAAAGAGCACTTCACTTTGCTGGAATTAGTGCCGAAAAAAGGCATTACATTGACTCCGAATGAAGAAGTTTATATCGGCGAAGCTAAAAGGGACAAGATCCACCACATACTTGGAAAGCTGTCCATGGCAAAGCTTACAGGAACTGCAAAATCCGAGCTGGACTATTTTGTGCAGGAGATTGTGCATAAGAATGAAGCCAGATTTGTGGATTTCTTCAATAAGGCGCAGCCCCTGACAACAAGAATGCACCAGCTTGAACTGCTGCCCGGACTTGGAAAGAAGCATATGTGGGAGATATTGGAGCAGAGAGATCAGGCTCCGTTTAAAGGCTTTGATGACCTAAAGAAAAGGGTAAAGTTAATGCCGAACCCCGAAAGAGTTGTCATTAAAAGGATCCTTCTTGAGATGGAAGGCAATGAGAAGCATTATGTGTTTGTAGAGCGGTAATTAGTTGCTTTGATTATTTCTTTTGCTATGGCAGAATAATGCTCCAGCCCGAATGTATCGCTATCATAAACAGCATGGGCTAATTCGCGTTCAGCATCAACTTCAACGTATGCATTTGTCTGTTTAATCTGTTCTTCAAGCAAAGATTTATTCTCAGGATCAATTCCCTTTCTGTTATGCAGCCTTCGCTGCACTTGAGTTTCAAATCTGCAATGCAAAGCCACGATATATAAGCCGCGCTCTTTGAGATATTTTATAGTTGAAGCTTTCACAGCATTATCAACTACATTTTGCACGCCTGGAATAACCGAACGTAAAATCAACTCAGGCCAGATAGTATCGCCATAAGCATTAAAAACTTTTTTGCCAATATCATCCATTTCCTGCCTTGAGAACTTTTTGCACTCTATATTCCCATTTTTAAAGATCGTTTCAATATAATCGGCTTTCGGCAATGAGATTAATCCAGAATCAGATGCAATTAAAGTCAGCGGAATGCCTGCGCCATACCTGTTCATATAGATTAGATTGATATTGGGATTCTCTTTCTTCAGAGCTGTTCCAAGTGTTGTTTTTCCAGATCCCATTCCGCCGATTAAGACTATGTTTTTCATTTTATCTTATGCGCTTGATTTTTTATTTTTCGTATTGCTTTAAATCAGTAGTTTCTTTTGTCCATGCTGGTTTTTCATGATATCCCCACTTTAATCTTCCAAGCAACAAACATTCATTGTTCACATATGCGCCATTTTGTGCCTTAGACCATTCCATCTTTTCTGTTCTTTCGTTAACTGCCTTTGCATACCTTGCTTCAGTATATTGTGCACAAGATGCAGCAATACAAACTGCCTGCCGTGCTTCCTTTGGCAGAACTTCACGATCTCTCCAAAAAGCAGAATTTGCATCATCTGTGATTAAAATCAATTCAGACAGCGTCATATCCTTAACTTCGGGCATTACGTCTGTGGTCGAATCATGCATTATAAAATACCTCTGAACCCATGGCTGTTTTCTTTGACCATTCATATCATTAGATGAAATAATAAGTTTTTCTTGGAGGTAAAGCTTCTGTACGCAATCATTAGATAAACCAATTAAGCTTAATCTTCTAGCATACTCTTGACCAAAAAGATCACTTAGTCTTTCGGATAAATAGACTAGCTCAGAAGTCATGGTGTTATCTACTGTGGGGATTGCTGTTTTTAATTCTCTCATTGCTTTTTCTTCTTCTTCATTTTTCAACATTTCTGTTAGTGCTACATCAACATCTAGTCCGGCATCTTTTAAAATTCTTAAAGTCTCTTCTCCAACCCGTTCAGAAATAATTTTTTTCTTTTGTTCTATATCGCTCATTTTGATCAAGTTTATTTTTCAATCCAAGAAATGAAAGTTCATTTATAAATCTTTCTTTTTTTAACCACTTTAAAGTAAAAAAGAACTATCTGCTGCTGTCTGACTGCCTTTCGACTTCAAACTTCTTTGCTATCGCGCCGGAAGCCTGGTTTTTTTGGTATGCGAAGATGATCTCATCAGCAAGCGCGTCTATAATATGCTTCTTGGAATTGAATGATTTTTGAAATGCGCTCTGCGCCATGTAGCGCAGCGCAATGTCCACCCTTCTCTGAGGCGAGCAGTCTGTTGCTTTAGGATACCTTGCTCCGCCATACTCGATTGTTATGATCTCTTCGCGGGGAGCTGCATTTTCAACTGCCTTTACAAAAACCTTGAGAGGATTCTCCTTCAGTTTCCTTTCAACAATCTTGAACGCCTCTTTTACAATATGATATGCATTGCTTGCCTTGCCGGTCATATGGTAGCTTGTCTTTAAATGCTTCTTGCTTTTATGGCCAGGAATCATCAACTTGTTTATCAGCCTTTCAACAATAAAAGTTTTTGACTTGTGGAATTTTTGGCCAACATAGCGCGCTCCTGTCTTAGGCACAATCTTTGGCTCAACTGTGATGTAATCAATCAGCCCAAGGTCTTCTACTTTTATTCCCTCTGCGCCCCATATATTAAATGCTTTTATGACACTCATTTTCTGGCCTTCTCTATCTTGCCTTTAAGTAAGGCAATTAAGCTTTGATCATTAACCTTGATAACTCTCCACCTGACTCCAGGGAGGTCTCCATAAGAACGGCCCATTCTGCCGCCTATGCATTCAATTATGACTTCATCATGCTCATCAATCAATTTCTGGGCGCCGTCACCCGGCATAAATGCTGTTACCTGCCTTCCGTTTTTTATAAGCTGTACTCTGCAGCACTTCCTCATTGCTGAGTTTGGCTGCTTAGCCTCAAGCTGCACCTTTTCCAGAACTATTCCGCGCGCCTGTGAAGAGCCTTCCAGCGGGTCAGACTTCTCTTTAAGCTTAAGTATCCTTCTGACGTAAAGCCTCTGCTTCCATCTGCTTTTATGCCTTCTTCTCATCAGCTTTTTAGCAGAGTTTAACCCTTGTGACTTACTTGCCATGTTTATAAAATAAGATTTTTGGTTTATTTATAAAGGTTTTTGTTTTAGGCCGTGTTGCGCAATTGCCGGATAAATGTCTGCTAGGAGATTTTTTGGGCAGGAGGAAATGGTTGTTATGCAAAATAATTTTCAAGGGCTAAATACAGAAGGGGACTTTGGCTTGAAGATTATTCTTGAGAATCAAATAACATATTGATTAGGTAATCGATCTAATGCGGCTCTATGTCTTTTTATAGCATAATAGGTAAAAGGCCCCGTTATTCTCATACTTTCATAAGTACATTCAAAAATCCCTTTTATCCCAGAAGCAACGTCGGGTTTAGCCTCAATCTTTTTAGTTATGCGATCGATATTTTTAGCAAATCCATAGTCACAACTTAAATAACCTACAACTACACAAGTTCCGATTATAGCCGTTAAACTCATTTTAATCACCAGTTAATTTATTATAAGAAATAAGGCGTAGTATATAAAACTTTCGTTTATGTAGCTACTATTAAGTGAATATCGAATCATAACACAAAATATCTACTTCACCGACCTAAATAACTTTGATCCCGTCAATCTCAAAATACCTTTTGACAACATTCTCATAAGCTCGCAGATTCTGGGCATCTCTTCCTATAAGCAGCCCCTTGGTTTTTCCATCCTGCCCGAATATTGTGACGATCTTGTTCTCTTCCTTTATTTCTTTCACAGCAAGAGGATATATCAGATTCCTGACAAAATGCAGCAGATCATTATTAAACTCAATTACCTTTATCCTCTTATTCAGCACATTTTCCAGCCTTTTTGCATTCACTCCGCTTTTGCCGATCGCCTTTCCGATCTCGCCTTCTTCAACAATGAATAAAAGCCTTCCTTCTTCGTTAACAACATCCTTTAATCTGGCTCCGGTTATAGTTTCGAACAGAGAAATGAACTTCATCAGGCTAATATCGTATTTTATCCTATTCACTTTCAACCCTTAACAACGGAGGCAACAGCTACGGAGAAAGGCTTCTTGCATAGCGCGCCAAGCTCCTCGTTATTCTGCTTAAGATCGATGAAGTTTGCGCCTGAAAGGCTGCAGTATTTTTTAAGATCTTTTTTAATGCCATCCGGGCAGTTTGCAGATATAAATATCTTTTCAGCCGTCTTATTCTTCAAAAGCTTGATGGCCCTCTCGCAGCCTATAATAAGCTTCTTGCTCTTTGCCAATTTTTTAATTTCTTCTTCTGTGTCCATTTTAGCCCCTTATTTTGTTCTCGTTACCAATCCTGGCAGGCCGGTTCCAATCGGCACAGGCTGGTTCAGCATTACATTCTCAACAACAGAATTAAGCTCGTCCACTTCCCCGCATACAGATGCGCCAATCATGTGCTTTATCGGAGTTTCGAATGACGCCCTTGCCAATACCGACGCCTTCTCTTTCACAATTCCGTATCTTGTAATGCCTCTTATCTTGCCTGATGTGCACATTGTATCAGCAACAAGCATGATGTGCCTTATATCAATATCCAGCACCTGGCTCTCCATGACCTTGAATACCTCGTTTATTATTGACTGCCTTGCAGCCTCTATTCCCAAGATCTCAGAAATCTCAAAAATATCATTCGATATTGTCTTTGTTTCATCAACATAATTCAGCTCAAACACGTCTTTGAGGTTTGTGCCTGCTGTTATTATTATAAACTCATCTCCTCTTTTTACAGGAAGAACCTGTGAAATGCCCTTTATGCCCTTTATATATACTTTCTTTAATTTTTCCTTAAGCTTATACAGGTCATTAAGGCTTTCTTCTTTCCCCTTTGGCTTTACAGCAACATCTTCACCCTTAACTTTAACGCTGTGGCCCTTGACAGATTCTATTGCTTTTGCAACAGCGCCGGCAGTTATGTCAATTTCATTCATCTTTTCTTTATCCAGCCTGACATCAAGCGACATATCGGCAATATTTATCGAAATCTCCTTTGTTATCTCCCATAATTCTGTTTCCTTTATTGACAAGGCAATCTTCCTTATATCCTTGCCTTTTGAATAAGGCTCTTTGAGGTGTATCTCCATCATCGGCGTTGAGATTTCTTTTCTTCCGTCAAAAATCTCAATTATCCTTGGCAGCCCCATTGTGACATTCATCTCAGCAACTCCTGCAAAATGGAATGTGTTCAGCGTCATCTGAGTTCCTGGCTCTCCGATGCTTTCAGCGCTTATCAAGCCGACGCTGTCTCCCGGCTCCACCTGGGCATTAATGTATTCATTATAAACAGATTCAACTATTTCTTTCATTTTCCCCTTGCCTAAGCCTTTCGGCATATTCTCTTTTATTTCTTCAAGTATTTTTTTAGGCAGCTTATCTTCATATTCCTTCAACAAATCCTCAACCATTTTATTCTCCCATCAGCTCAATAATTTTTTTAACATTTATTATTCCTTTTTCAGATTTTGCAACATCAACATTATCCTCGCCATAGCTGAACTGTATTATCTTGCCTCCAGCATCCCTTACTGTGCCGTCATACTCTGCTTTCAGGTCCTGCATGGCATTTGCAAGCCTTCTGTAAAGGTAGCCTGATTTCGGAGTTCTCAGCGCAGTGTCCATCAGTGAATCTCTGCCAGTCATTGCTCCGAAAAAGAATTCGCTCGGAGATAAGCCTGATTTAAAGCTGTTCTTGATGAAACCCCTGGCAGCAGGCCCATAATCATCCCTCTTAAAGCAGCTTAAAGTTCTTCCTATATATCCTTTTCCGATTCTTCTGCCGCGCATAGCCTGCTGTCCGACAATAGCAGCCATCTGCGCCATATTGATGATATTGCCTCTTGCTCCGGAAGCAGCCATTATTGAAGTGTGGGCTTTCTTGTCTATAAACTCTGAAACTATTGTTCCGGCTGCGCTTCTTGTCCTGTTAAGCAGCTCAAGTATTTTCAATTCAAGGGTTTCAAGCATTGTTTTTCCAGGGAAGGTTTCGAGTTTTTGCTCGTGATACAGCTGTATAAGGTTCTGCACTTCCTCTTCTGAGCTGGCCAGAGTTTCCCTGATTTTTTTCTTTGCTTCTTCTGGAAGATCAGTATCTGAAATCGCAGTTGAAAAGCCATAGCTAAGCAAAACTTCTATGCCGAGCCTGAACATCTTGCCCAGCAATTCAAGGGCATAATCAGCGCCATATTGCTTGTGCAGGTTTCTGAGCAATAAGCCGGATCCCTCGCCTAGATTTGCGCCATCCATGACGCCTTTTATAAGCTTGCCCTTTCTTATGAGGATATCCTTGTTGCCATCAACATCAGCAGCTTTTGACCTGCCAACATAATCAAAGTTATGGGGCAGCAAAACAGAGAATATTTCCTTGCCGTCAACCTCGTTTTTGTCAGCCAGCCTTGAAAAATCAAAAACACCTGCGTTTGAAAGCAGATTAACAGCTTCATTTCTTTTTAATTTAAATTCCCTTGTCAGCAGATAATTTCCTACTATTGCATCCTGTATGCAGCTTATTATGCTTAACCCGTTTCTGGGTGATATCAGCTGCGTCTGGACCTGCATCAGTATTTCAGCTTCAGCTCTTGCCTCTTCTGTCTGGGGAACATGCAGGTTCATTTCATCACCGTCAAAATCAGCATTATATGGAGCGCATACAGCAGGATTCAGCCTGAAGGTTCTTCCACTCAGCACTTTTACCTTGTGGCACATCATGGACATTCTGTGCAGGCTTGGCTGCCTGTTGAAAATAGCAACATCTCCATCCATTAAATGCCTCTCAACAATATATCCCGGCTGCAGCTCTTCTACCAGCTGCTCCCTTGTCTCATCAGTTATTTTCTTCTTTTTTCCATCAGGCCTTACAATGTAATTTGCGCCCGGGTATTTATTCGGGCCGTTTTGTACAAACTTCACAACATACTCCTTGTTCCAGTCCCTCAGTGTTTCAGGAACAGTGAGCTTCATCGCAACAATCAAAGGAATTCCGACTTCATTGAGGTCAAGCATCGGATCCGGGCTTATAACTGTTCTTGACGAGAAATTAGTTCTCTTGCCGGCAAGGTTGTGCCTTATCCTTCCTTCCTTGCTTTTTATTCTCTCAGAAATTGTTTTCAAAGGCTGGCCGCTCCTATGCCTTGCAGGCGGCAGCTGCGCAACATCATTGTCAAAGAAAGTTGTGATGTGGTACTGGAGCAGATCCCATAAATCCTCTATTATTATTTCTGGCGCTCCGGCATTTATATTTTCAAACAGCCTTTGGTTGATTCTCACAATATCGCCGAGCTTGTGCGTCAGGTCATCCTCGCTTCTCTCGCCGGATTCAAGTGTTATAGACGGCCTCATAGTGACTGGCGGAATTGACAGCACAGTGAGCACCATCCATTCAGGCCTTGCAAATTCAGGCTTTAAGCCAAATAATCTTATGTCTTCATCAGGTATTTTTTCCAGCCTTGTCCTGACCTCAATAGGGCTCAGCCTTTTTTCTTCCTCAAGGAAAGTTGTTGGCTTTTCAACTATTATCTTTTTCCACTTGGCATTGCAGTGGGGGCATTTCTTAACGTTCTTCACGTATGTTACAATACTTTTTATCAGGGCTTTAGCCTCATATGTGCCTTTTTCTTTCTCTATTTTTTCAATCTCAGCAAGCGCCTTCTCAATTTTTGCTTTTGGAAGCATTATTCTGCCGCATTCCCTGCACGTTCCCCTAAGAATATCGGTTATATAGTTGACAAATTCTATATGGATCACAGGGCGCGCAAGCTCTATATAGCCAAAATGCCCTGTGCATTCTTTCAGCTTTGAGCCGCAGGTCTTGCACCTTAACCCAGGGTCAATTACGCCGAGCCTTATGTCCATCAGGCCGCCGTCAACAGGATATCCTTCCTTATCATAAAGCTCAGGAGTCACAATCTTGACAGAAGCCATCTTTTTTATCATCTTGGGGCTCAGCATTCCGAATAATATGTTCTTTACTTGCTTGTATACATAAATTTCCTGCTCTTCAATTATCACTTCTTTTTCAGCAGTTTTCTTTTCTGCCTCTTCAGCTATTCCAGCTTCCTTTTCCTTGTTTTTTTCTTCAGCCATTTTTGTTTTTTATTCAATATTTATTTTTTAAAACCAATTTCGGATAAATTCCAAGCGACTTCATTTCATCCATCAGCAGCTTGAATGCATAGCTTAATTCTATAAAGCTGATTTCAGTGTTCTCCCCGCATATAGGGCAGAAGCTTTTATTCTTGTACTCGTCATGAATTGCCAGCAGTCCGCATTCCTCGCAGACCGGCACTATTGTTTTGTCAGAATCAAATCTCTCTTTCAGCAGCAATGATGCGCCGTGGGCAACAAAAGTGTCTTTCTCCATTTCTCCCAATCTTAATCCGCCTTCTTTTGCCCTTCCTTCTGTAGGCTGCCTTGTAAGCAGCTGTATAGGCCCGCGAGCTCTTGCATGAAGCTTATTTGCCACCATATGCTTAAGCTTCATATAATACATGTCTCCTATAAAAATCT includes:
- a CDS encoding prepilin peptidase gives rise to the protein MAYFLIIAVCIAALLIGSITDIKTREVPDWLNYSLVAAGLGIRLIWALAAWDIWILLYGVFGFLVFLALAYLMFYTGQWGGGDSKMLIGLGALIGLDFKLNTFMISFLVNMLFIGALYGVVWSCILAFKNKKNFVKVFKEFMLEKSFMLWRRAVLVIGLVLLVSVFFAPNPILKLLILVIVFVMIIVVYLFTFIKSVEKVAMLKHVTPMQLTEGDWIVNDIHVDGKYVAGPKDLGIEKNQIRKLIGLYKKGKVRKILVKDGIPFVPSFLIAFIATLIWGNVVLLII
- a CDS encoding undecaprenyl diphosphate synthase family protein; the encoded protein is MFNILAGINKNIPKHIAISMEDSVKGKTIEELYGLKLKKTEEIIALAVKLNIPVATFYLTPLSIEKHESFPSIVDALVDFFGSLSEYKALSESKIKVSVIGKWYDLPDRAVEKIKKIMDDTRDYADFFVNFCVNYDGQQEIVDAARIIGRMIKAGRLDPDVITKPLIKENIYNSYFVPPELIIKNGRKELNSFLLWDSAHSLVYFTGKFFLGLSKNDLMAAIKFYKEN
- a CDS encoding 50S ribosomal protein L21e (mediates an interaction between 5S and domains II and V of 23S), with protein sequence MTKRIGSSRRKTRNEFKKGFREQGKISLTRFFADLKNGEKVVLLPEPGYQKGLFFPRFIGKVGTITEKIKNCYNVLIKDRGKKKVLLVHAIHLKKVE
- a CDS encoding DUF655 domain-containing protein, whose product is MDQQKTKEEWVVVLDFLPNGYPFDTRPSHLKTPIVQAIGKEHFTLLELVPKKGITLTPNEEVYIGEAKRDKIHHILGKLSMAKLTGTAKSELDYFVQEIVHKNEARFVDFFNKAQPLTTRMHQLELLPGLGKKHMWEILEQRDQAPFKGFDDLKKRVKLMPNPERVVIKRILLEMEGNEKHYVFVER
- a CDS encoding AAA family ATPase, which gives rise to MKNIVLIGGMGSGKTTLGTALKKENPNINLIYMNRYGAGIPLTLIASDSGLISLPKADYIETIFKNGNIECKKFSRQEMDDIGKKVFNAYGDTIWPELILRSVIPGVQNVVDNAVKASTIKYLKERGLYIVALHCRFETQVQRRLHNRKGIDPENKSLLEEQIKQTNAYVEVDAERELAHAVYDSDTFGLEHYSAIAKEIIKATNYRSTNT
- a CDS encoding 30S ribosomal protein S7, with translation MSVIKAFNIWGAEGIKVEDLGLIDYITVEPKIVPKTGARYVGQKFHKSKTFIVERLINKLMIPGHKSKKHLKTSYHMTGKASNAYHIVKEAFKIVERKLKENPLKVFVKAVENAAPREEIITIEYGGARYPKATDCSPQRRVDIALRYMAQSAFQKSFNSKKHIIDALADEIIFAYQKNQASGAIAKKFEVERQSDSSR
- a CDS encoding 30S ribosomal protein S12, with amino-acid sequence MASKSQGLNSAKKLMRRRHKSRWKQRLYVRRILKLKEKSDPLEGSSQARGIVLEKVQLEAKQPNSAMRKCCRVQLIKNGRQVTAFMPGDGAQKLIDEHDEVIIECIGGRMGRSYGDLPGVRWRVIKVNDQSLIALLKGKIEKARK
- a CDS encoding NusA-like transcription termination signal-binding factor, which codes for MNRIKYDISLMKFISLFETITGARLKDVVNEEGRLLFIVEEGEIGKAIGKSGVNAKRLENVLNKRIKVIEFNNDLLHFVRNLIYPLAVKEIKEENKIVTIFGQDGKTKGLLIGRDAQNLRAYENVVKRYFEIDGIKVI
- a CDS encoding ribosomal L7Ae/L30e/S12e/Gadd45 family protein, which gives rise to MDTEEEIKKLAKSKKLIIGCERAIKLLKNKTAEKIFISANCPDGIKKDLKKYCSLSGANFIDLKQNNEELGALCKKPFSVAVASVVKG
- the rpoA2 gene encoding DNA-directed RNA polymerase subunit A''; the encoded protein is MVEDLLKEYEDKLPKKILEEIKENMPKGLGKGKMKEIVESVYNEYINAQVEPGDSVGLISAESIGEPGTQMTLNTFHFAGVAEMNVTMGLPRIIEIFDGRKEISTPMMEIHLKEPYSKGKDIRKIALSIKETELWEITKEISINIADMSLDVRLDKEKMNEIDITAGAVAKAIESVKGHSVKVKGEDVAVKPKGKEESLNDLYKLKEKLKKVYIKGIKGISQVLPVKRGDEFIIITAGTNLKDVFELNYVDETKTISNDIFEISEILGIEAARQSIINEVFKVMESQVLDIDIRHIMLVADTMCTSGKIRGITRYGIVKEKASVLARASFETPIKHMIGASVCGEVDELNSVVENVMLNQPVPIGTGLPGLVTRTK
- a CDS encoding DNA-directed RNA polymerase subunit A' produces the protein MAEEKNKEKEAGIAEEAEKKTAEKEVIIEEQEIYVYKQVKNILFGMLSPKMIKKMASVKIVTPELYDKEGYPVDGGLMDIRLGVIDPGLRCKTCGSKLKECTGHFGYIELARPVIHIEFVNYITDILRGTCRECGRIMLPKAKIEKALAEIEKIEKEKGTYEAKALIKSIVTYVKNVKKCPHCNAKWKKIIVEKPTTFLEEEKRLSPIEVRTRLEKIPDEDIRLFGLKPEFARPEWMVLTVLSIPPVTMRPSITLESGERSEDDLTHKLGDIVRINQRLFENINAGAPEIIIEDLWDLLQYHITTFFDNDVAQLPPARHRSGQPLKTISERIKSKEGRIRHNLAGKRTNFSSRTVISPDPMLDLNEVGIPLIVAMKLTVPETLRDWNKEYVVKFVQNGPNKYPGANYIVRPDGKKKKITDETREQLVEELQPGYIVERHLMDGDVAIFNRQPSLHRMSMMCHKVKVLSGRTFRLNPAVCAPYNADFDGDEMNLHVPQTEEARAEAEILMQVQTQLISPRNGLSIISCIQDAIVGNYLLTREFKLKRNEAVNLLSNAGVFDFSRLADKNEVDGKEIFSVLLPHNFDYVGRSKAADVDGNKDILIRKGKLIKGVMDGANLGEGSGLLLRNLHKQYGADYALELLGKMFRLGIEVLLSYGFSTAISDTDLPEEAKKKIRETLASSEEEVQNLIQLYHEQKLETFPGKTMLETLELKILELLNRTRSAAGTIVSEFIDKKAHTSIMAASGARGNIINMAQMAAIVGQQAMRGRRIGKGYIGRTLSCFKRDDYGPAARGFIKNSFKSGLSPSEFFFGAMTGRDSLMDTALRTPKSGYLYRRLANAMQDLKAEYDGTVRDAGGKIIQFSYGEDNVDVAKSEKGIINVKKIIELMGE